Proteins from a genomic interval of Alphaproteobacteria bacterium:
- a CDS encoding GMC oxidoreductase produces the protein MARAVAAQPALRPFIASEIAPGLDKTTPDAIDAHIRSTAITVHHPLGTCRMGPDDDPLAVVDQDLRVRGVDGLRVVDASVMPRLVRGNINAAVVMIAEKASDLILGKTPLAPAASVAPGAAAA, from the coding sequence ATGGCCCGCGCGGTCGCCGCGCAGCCGGCGCTGCGTCCGTTCATCGCCAGCGAGATCGCGCCGGGCCTCGACAAGACCACGCCGGACGCAATCGATGCGCATATACGCAGCACGGCGATCACCGTGCATCACCCGCTGGGCACCTGCCGGATGGGCCCGGACGACGACCCGCTGGCGGTGGTGGACCAGGACCTGCGGGTGCGCGGGGTCGACGGGCTGCGGGTGGTCGACGCCTCGGTGATGCCGCGGCTGGTGCGCGGCAACATCAATGCGGCGGTGGTGATGATCGCCGAAAAGGCGTCGGACCTGATCCTGGGCAAGACCCCGCTGGCGCCGGCCGCATCGGTGGCACCGGGCGCGGCCGCCGCCTGA
- a CDS encoding FCD domain-containing protein, whose product MERYQNTLASLRQMIGSWAQQSDGRVPPERVLAEQLGTGRRVLRRALAELEEEGVVQRHQGRGTFVVDKAAPAPRRGEVPVQDDWRWLAQRANPVEMIELRLIIEPIMARRAALYASQQDVQRLRRLAQRTRDAAEHTAYQAADTALHRFIAELSHNALFLMFFDAFSGALREEAMARFGESGHCFKRQSAHAAFHEAIVAAIAARDGARAEQLMHEHLSDVHQSLFADALPTGYRARRESIAAE is encoded by the coding sequence ATGGAGCGCTATCAGAACACGCTGGCGTCGCTGCGGCAGATGATCGGCAGCTGGGCGCAGCAATCGGACGGGCGGGTCCCGCCGGAACGCGTGCTGGCCGAACAGCTCGGTACCGGCCGCCGGGTGCTGCGTCGTGCGCTGGCCGAGTTGGAGGAGGAAGGCGTCGTCCAGCGCCACCAGGGCCGCGGTACCTTCGTCGTCGACAAGGCGGCACCGGCGCCGCGACGCGGCGAGGTCCCCGTACAGGACGACTGGCGCTGGCTGGCGCAGCGCGCCAACCCGGTGGAGATGATCGAGCTGCGGCTGATCATCGAGCCGATCATGGCACGGCGCGCGGCGCTCTATGCTTCGCAGCAGGATGTGCAGCGCCTGCGCAGGCTCGCCCAGCGCACCCGCGATGCCGCCGAGCATACCGCCTACCAGGCCGCCGATACCGCCCTGCACCGCTTCATCGCGGAACTGTCGCACAACGCGCTGTTCCTGATGTTCTTCGACGCGTTCAGCGGCGCGCTGCGCGAGGAGGCGATGGCGCGCTTCGGCGAGAGCGGGCACTGCTTCAAGCGGCAGTCGGCCCATGCGGCCTTTCATGAGGCGATCGTCGCCGCGATCGCGGCACGCGACGGCGCCCGTGCCGAGCAGTTGATGCACGAGCATCTGAGCGACGTGCACCAGAGCCTGTTCGCGGACGCGCTGCCGACCGGCTATCGCGCTCGGCGGGAGAGCATCGCCGCCGAGTAG
- a CDS encoding BMP family protein, producing MLALQPALAADVTSIAILVPEQGTDYGWNQQGVDAARAVAETYGLEFLPAEGLGYGDVRPTLRELAEEGASLMIAHASGYNTAAPEIAAETGVPVAIVDRPDDIQAGLVADYTLHGHTGAYLAGAMAAMMTRTGTVGVVVSGEPPSWNSQSAGFAQGVRATNANVKIVYAVIGPAAYSDAAGGRRVTESVIAAGADIVFGQGNGSSFGMIEAVETTPAVDGGQAWFIDVIGDKSELDKGFLLSSVLWNMVPVYSAMVEDLRADTFGTKSYTIQLADDSVQLLQTDHIPADVWTAVMQIRDQIIDGTVTVDLITDAQAVRDLMTSVEIGEE from the coding sequence ATGCTGGCGTTGCAGCCGGCCCTGGCGGCGGACGTGACCAGCATCGCCATCTTGGTGCCGGAGCAGGGCACCGACTATGGCTGGAACCAGCAGGGGGTCGACGCGGCGCGCGCGGTGGCGGAGACCTACGGGCTCGAGTTCCTGCCGGCCGAGGGCCTGGGCTACGGCGACGTCCGGCCGACCCTGCGCGAACTGGCCGAGGAAGGCGCCAGCCTGATGATCGCCCACGCCAGCGGCTACAACACCGCGGCGCCGGAGATCGCGGCGGAGACCGGCGTGCCGGTGGCGATCGTCGACCGGCCCGACGACATCCAGGCCGGCCTGGTCGCCGACTACACGCTGCACGGCCACACCGGCGCCTATCTGGCCGGCGCCATGGCGGCGATGATGACCCGCACCGGCACGGTCGGCGTGGTGGTGTCCGGCGAGCCGCCGTCGTGGAACTCGCAGTCGGCCGGTTTCGCCCAGGGCGTGCGGGCGACCAATGCCAACGTCAAGATCGTCTATGCCGTGATCGGCCCGGCCGCCTACAGCGACGCGGCCGGCGGCCGCCGGGTCACCGAATCGGTGATCGCCGCAGGCGCCGACATCGTGTTCGGCCAGGGCAACGGCTCCAGCTTCGGCATGATCGAGGCGGTGGAGACGACGCCTGCGGTCGATGGCGGTCAGGCCTGGTTCATCGACGTCATCGGCGACAAGTCGGAGCTCGACAAGGGCTTCCTGCTGTCGTCGGTGCTGTGGAACATGGTGCCGGTCTACTCCGCCATGGTCGAGGACCTGCGGGCCGATACCTTCGGCACCAAGAGTTACACCATCCAGCTGGCCGACGATTCGGTGCAGCTGCTGCAGACGGACCATATTCCGGCCGATGTCTGGACCGCGGTGATGCAGATCCGCGACCAGATCATCGACGGCACCGTGACCGTCGACCTGATCACCGATGCCCAGGCCGTGCGCGACCTGATGACGTCGGTGGAGATCGGCGAGGAGTAA
- a CDS encoding ABC transporter ATP-binding protein, whose product MDAVQRDGTAAIALTGITKRFPGVLANDNISLQFNRGEVHALLGENGAGKSTLIGIMAGMQQPDAGQIAVEGHAVRLGAPHDALARGIGTVYQHVLLIPSLTVLENLMLGSPWYRPYSRARTLARFRELCALLAITLDPDAPVGRLSLGEQQQVEIVRALWHGQLVLILDEPTSMLTPKGVEELITVVRRLRDHGLAVVFITHKLREAYQLADRISVLRQGRVVGELAPDRLRGMSEHAVIDAVVAMMFGRAEADADLEEVLVGEARAHEALRPVDRTGPAKLTIAGLSTVGERGECALTDVGFAVWPGEILGIAGVDGNGQKHLAEALAGQRHATAGTILLNDADITRMGVPQRREAGVRYVTDERLDEGTAGGHSVAVNLILKDMGQAPFWRAGLTRWGAINGHARAQIAAHDVRTPSERTAIGKLSGGNIQKVLLARELSRSAQLVVFNKPTYGLDLQTTQLARSRIRQGAGTEDAALVVISTELDELFEVCHRIAVLDRGRLAGIVDNRAGAETEIGRLMTGTAGKAAPQ is encoded by the coding sequence ATGGACGCGGTGCAGCGCGACGGAACGGCGGCGATCGCCCTTACCGGAATCACCAAGCGTTTTCCCGGCGTGCTGGCCAATGACAACATCTCGCTGCAGTTCAACCGCGGCGAGGTGCACGCGCTGCTCGGCGAGAACGGCGCCGGCAAGTCCACCCTGATCGGCATCATGGCCGGGATGCAGCAGCCCGACGCCGGCCAGATCGCGGTCGAAGGCCACGCGGTCAGGCTCGGCGCACCGCACGACGCGCTGGCGCGCGGCATCGGCACGGTCTACCAGCACGTCCTGCTGATCCCCAGCCTGACCGTGCTCGAGAACCTGATGCTGGGGTCGCCCTGGTACCGGCCCTACAGCCGCGCGCGCACCCTGGCCCGGTTCCGCGAGCTGTGCGCGCTGCTGGCGATCACCCTGGACCCCGACGCACCGGTCGGCCGGCTTTCGCTCGGCGAGCAGCAGCAGGTCGAGATCGTGCGCGCCCTGTGGCACGGCCAACTGGTGCTGATCCTCGACGAGCCGACCTCGATGCTGACGCCGAAGGGGGTCGAGGAGCTGATCACCGTGGTGCGGCGGCTGCGCGACCACGGGCTGGCGGTGGTGTTCATCACCCACAAGCTGCGCGAGGCCTACCAGTTGGCCGACCGCATCAGCGTGCTGCGCCAGGGACGCGTGGTCGGCGAACTGGCTCCGGACCGCCTGCGCGGGATGAGCGAGCACGCGGTCATCGACGCGGTGGTCGCGATGATGTTCGGACGGGCCGAGGCCGACGCCGACCTGGAGGAGGTGCTTGTCGGCGAGGCCCGCGCGCACGAGGCACTGCGGCCGGTCGACCGCACCGGCCCCGCCAAGCTGACCATTGCGGGGCTGTCGACGGTCGGCGAGCGCGGCGAGTGCGCGCTGACCGACGTCGGCTTCGCCGTGTGGCCGGGCGAGATCCTCGGCATCGCCGGCGTCGACGGCAACGGCCAGAAGCATCTGGCCGAGGCGCTGGCCGGCCAGCGTCACGCAACGGCGGGTACGATCCTGCTGAACGATGCCGACATCACCCGGATGGGCGTGCCGCAACGGCGCGAGGCCGGGGTCCGCTATGTCACCGACGAACGGCTGGACGAGGGTACCGCCGGCGGCCACTCCGTGGCGGTCAACCTGATCCTGAAGGACATGGGGCAGGCGCCGTTCTGGCGCGCCGGGCTAACCCGCTGGGGCGCGATCAACGGCCATGCCCGCGCGCAGATCGCGGCACACGACGTGCGTACGCCGTCGGAGCGGACGGCGATCGGCAAGCTGTCGGGCGGCAACATCCAGAAGGTGCTGCTGGCACGGGAGCTCTCGCGCTCGGCCCAGCTGGTGGTGTTCAACAAGCCGACCTACGGCCTCGACCTGCAGACGACGCAACTGGCGCGCAGCCGCATCCGCCAGGGCGCCGGCACCGAGGACGCCGCGCTGGTGGTGATCTCGACCGAGCTGGACGAGCTGTTCGAGGTCTGCCACCGCATCGCCGTGCTCGATCGCGGCCGGCTGGCCGGCATCGTCGACAACCGCGCCGGCGCCGAGACGGAGATCGGCCGCCTGATGACCGGCACGGCCGGCAAGGCGGCGCCGCAATGA
- a CDS encoding ABC transporter permease, with translation MSEAALQRTPAMAARLGGLVRILVPVLLALVAGGLLLLAWDIDPLAYYGYVIDRGLFSATGLEGSITRTAPLLLIAAGLIVAFRAGLWNLGVDGQFLLATVCVAALAPALAPHVPLLLMDLICFAVAFAVAAAWSLIPAFLKAVHGINEIISTLMMSFLGVSLANILIKTAFNDPSTTVPQTATLEVADRLGRLGDSTVHWGVLLAVAAVIGVHLMMEYTAFGLRLQVVGANPRTAVHAGLNLRLLTFLAFGISAGLAGIGGAVDTVGVLGTIRADWNPAYGILVIPLVFLARFNGFGVIAFVFFFAVLMIGGESAARRLGVPNFFVLVLVALLLLFLAVVEYLDQEWRRRRMA, from the coding sequence ATGAGCGAGGCGGCGCTGCAGCGGACGCCGGCAATGGCGGCGCGTCTCGGCGGGCTGGTCCGCATCCTGGTGCCGGTGCTTCTGGCGCTGGTCGCCGGCGGGCTGCTGCTGCTGGCCTGGGACATCGACCCGCTGGCCTACTATGGCTACGTCATCGACCGCGGCCTGTTCAGCGCCACCGGGCTCGAGGGCTCGATCACCCGCACCGCGCCGCTGCTGCTGATCGCGGCCGGCCTGATCGTGGCGTTCCGCGCCGGGCTGTGGAACCTGGGGGTCGACGGCCAGTTCCTGTTGGCCACCGTCTGCGTCGCCGCGCTGGCGCCGGCGCTGGCGCCGCATGTGCCGCTGCTGCTGATGGACCTGATCTGCTTCGCGGTCGCCTTCGCGGTGGCGGCGGCATGGTCGCTGATCCCCGCCTTCCTCAAGGCGGTGCACGGCATCAACGAGATCATCTCGACGCTGATGATGAGCTTCCTCGGCGTCAGCCTGGCCAACATCCTGATCAAGACCGCGTTCAACGACCCGTCGACGACCGTGCCGCAGACCGCCACCCTGGAGGTGGCCGACCGCCTGGGCCGACTCGGCGATTCCACCGTGCACTGGGGCGTGCTGCTGGCGGTGGCGGCGGTGATCGGCGTCCACCTGATGATGGAATACACCGCCTTCGGGCTGCGGCTGCAGGTCGTCGGCGCCAACCCGCGCACCGCGGTGCACGCCGGGCTGAACCTGCGGCTGCTGACCTTTCTGGCCTTCGGCATCAGCGCCGGCCTCGCCGGCATCGGCGGCGCGGTCGACACCGTCGGCGTGCTCGGCACCATCCGGGCCGACTGGAACCCGGCCTACGGCATCCTGGTGATCCCGCTGGTGTTCCTCGCCCGCTTCAACGGCTTCGGTGTCATCGCCTTCGTGTTTTTCTTCGCGGTGCTGATGATCGGCGGCGAGAGCGCGGCCCGGCGGCTGGGCGTGCCGAACTTCTTCGTCCTGGTGCTGGTGGCGCTGCTGCTGCTGTTCCTGGCCGTGGTCGAGTATCTCGACCAGGAATGGCGCCGGCGCAGGATGGCCTGA
- a CDS encoding ABC transporter permease, protein MDALLTEVFIGSLLFGAVTAAVPLLLAGLGEQVSEKAGVLNIGIEGMMLLGAFVGFAVTYKEDSFWLGFLAGGAAGMAAAALMVVFCVFAGMNQIVVGIAITLGAEGLTALLHHFEFSRSYPRLPKTETLPIPGLSDLPAVGTAFFDRNPIVYLAVLLAFFLVWLFRKTHIGLNLQAAGDKPAALDAAGVSVRTTRAAAVLTTGFLAGVGGAFLSSVGGGLFLPFMTGGAGFIAIVLAMLARGKPTWVLIGAFLFGISLSLTTAMQVAGINVPTDLIQMLPFAMVILVLVAFGRNSRLPPALGLPYRRGAR, encoded by the coding sequence ATGGACGCGCTGCTGACCGAGGTGTTCATCGGCTCGCTGCTGTTCGGCGCGGTGACGGCGGCGGTGCCGCTGCTGCTGGCCGGCCTGGGCGAGCAGGTCTCCGAGAAGGCCGGGGTACTCAACATCGGCATCGAGGGCATGATGCTGCTCGGCGCCTTCGTCGGCTTCGCGGTGACCTACAAGGAGGATTCCTTCTGGCTGGGCTTCCTGGCCGGCGGTGCCGCCGGAATGGCCGCTGCCGCGCTGATGGTGGTTTTCTGCGTCTTCGCCGGGATGAACCAGATCGTCGTCGGCATCGCCATCACCCTGGGTGCGGAGGGGCTGACCGCACTGCTGCACCATTTCGAGTTCAGCCGCAGCTATCCGCGCCTGCCCAAGACCGAGACGTTGCCGATCCCGGGCCTCAGCGATCTGCCGGCTGTCGGTACGGCGTTCTTCGACCGCAACCCGATCGTCTATCTGGCGGTGCTGCTGGCCTTCTTCCTGGTCTGGTTGTTCCGCAAGACCCATATCGGGCTGAACCTACAGGCGGCGGGCGACAAGCCGGCGGCGCTGGACGCGGCCGGCGTCAGCGTCCGCACCACCCGCGCGGCCGCCGTACTGACCACCGGCTTCCTCGCCGGCGTCGGCGGCGCCTTCCTGTCGTCGGTGGGCGGCGGGCTGTTCCTGCCGTTCATGACCGGCGGCGCCGGCTTCATCGCCATCGTCCTGGCCATGCTGGCCCGCGGCAAGCCGACCTGGGTGCTGATCGGCGCGTTCCTGTTCGGCATCAGCCTGTCGCTGACCACCGCGATGCAGGTCGCCGGCATCAACGTGCCGACCGACCTGATCCAGATGCTGCCTTTCGCGATGGTGATCCTCGTGCTGGTGGCATTCGGCCGCAACAGCCGGCTGCCGCCCGCGCTGGGCTTGCCCTATCGCCGCGGCGCGCGTTGA
- a CDS encoding N-acyl homoserine lactonase family protein, giving the protein MAETKVYLLDGGTLVIDGFHAFWNRGPGGELRFPCYSVLVEHADGLYIFDTGYDFDHVMKVLPFEKPIQDPAQTIPGALAAIGKKPEDINYVINSHYHFDHCGGNKHLTAACTVCHAKELEACSCHQPFEHLGYSDLSFAPELAAKKAGTEPALDIYTPKFETVTGDQEIAKGLWLFETPGHTAGHYSMMVELANRRPMLFTADACYSKKNMDMMCISSFHLDPTASLRSMVRLKELAEKHDAELFYSHDPDSFGDYIKAPGYYS; this is encoded by the coding sequence ATGGCCGAGACCAAGGTCTATTTGCTGGACGGCGGCACGCTGGTGATCGACGGCTTCCACGCCTTCTGGAACCGCGGGCCGGGCGGCGAGCTGCGCTTTCCCTGCTATTCCGTCCTGGTCGAGCATGCCGACGGCCTCTACATCTTCGACACCGGCTACGACTTCGACCACGTGATGAAGGTGCTGCCGTTCGAGAAGCCGATCCAGGACCCGGCGCAGACCATTCCCGGCGCGCTGGCCGCGATCGGCAAGAAGCCGGAAGACATCAACTACGTCATCAACTCGCACTACCACTTCGACCATTGCGGCGGGAACAAGCACCTGACCGCCGCCTGCACGGTCTGCCACGCCAAGGAGCTGGAGGCCTGCAGCTGCCACCAGCCGTTCGAGCACCTGGGCTACTCCGACCTCAGCTTCGCGCCGGAGCTGGCGGCGAAGAAGGCCGGCACCGAGCCGGCGCTCGACATCTACACGCCGAAGTTCGAGACCGTGACCGGCGACCAGGAGATCGCCAAGGGCCTGTGGCTGTTCGAGACGCCGGGCCACACCGCCGGCCACTATTCGATGATGGTGGAGCTGGCGAACCGGCGGCCGATGCTGTTCACCGCCGATGCCTGCTACTCCAAGAAGAACATGGACATGATGTGCATCTCCAGCTTCCACCTCGACCCGACCGCGAGCCTGCGCTCGATGGTGCGGCTGAAGGAACTGGCCGAGAAGCACGATGCCGAGCTGTTCTACTCCCACGACCCCGACAGCTTCGGCGACTACATCAAGGCGCCCGGCTACTATTCCTGA
- a CDS encoding alanine--glyoxylate aminotransferase family protein yields MSDAPIKKAVITLTSGPVQGYPEVLLAMARPLGYDYDPSFLHFYEQVARRCAEAMRWPDPALIIQAEPAVAIEAAAASLIGRNDTVLNLASGVYGKGFGYWSARYHGDMVEIEVPYNAAIDPADVARAFKQRPDIRIVSVVHHDTPSGTVNPLNEIGRIVHDHGALLLVDAVSSFGGMDVHPADCHADVFITGPGKCLGGTPGVTVIAVSQAAWAQMAANPDCPTASILSLRDWQHAWSKDSPFPFTPSVSEIAGLSAAIDVYLAEGPENVWRRHALTAAACRAGVKAMGCRLWAADEAIASPTTTAVAVPEGLRDGDIIAAARNGYGVMLSVGRGETLGKLIRIGHMGPTAEPIYAVVAIAALGGALNRLGFRADVPAGVAAAMAVIDAAG; encoded by the coding sequence ATGAGCGACGCACCGATCAAGAAGGCGGTGATCACGCTGACCTCCGGCCCGGTGCAGGGCTATCCCGAGGTGCTGCTCGCGATGGCCCGGCCGCTCGGCTACGACTACGACCCCAGCTTCCTGCACTTCTATGAGCAGGTGGCGCGCCGCTGCGCCGAGGCGATGCGCTGGCCGGACCCGGCGCTGATCATCCAGGCCGAGCCGGCGGTGGCGATCGAGGCCGCCGCGGCCTCGCTGATCGGCCGCAACGATACCGTGCTCAACCTCGCCTCAGGCGTCTACGGCAAGGGCTTCGGATACTGGTCGGCGCGCTATCACGGCGACATGGTCGAAATCGAGGTGCCGTACAACGCGGCGATCGACCCGGCCGACGTCGCCCGCGCGTTCAAGCAGCGGCCGGACATCAGGATCGTCTCCGTCGTCCATCACGACACCCCGTCCGGCACCGTCAACCCGCTGAACGAGATCGGCCGCATCGTCCACGATCACGGTGCGTTGCTGCTGGTCGACGCGGTGTCGTCGTTCGGCGGCATGGACGTGCACCCGGCCGACTGCCATGCCGACGTGTTCATCACCGGGCCGGGCAAGTGCCTGGGCGGCACGCCGGGCGTGACCGTCATCGCGGTCAGCCAGGCGGCGTGGGCGCAGATGGCGGCCAACCCCGACTGCCCCACCGCCTCGATCCTCAGCCTGCGGGACTGGCAGCACGCCTGGAGCAAGGACTCACCGTTCCCGTTCACGCCGTCGGTTTCGGAGATCGCCGGCCTGTCGGCCGCGATCGACGTCTATCTGGCCGAAGGCCCGGAGAATGTCTGGCGCCGCCACGCGCTGACCGCTGCCGCGTGCCGTGCCGGCGTCAAGGCGATGGGCTGCCGGCTGTGGGCCGCCGACGAGGCCATTGCCTCGCCGACCACCACCGCGGTCGCGGTGCCCGAGGGTCTGCGCGACGGCGACATCATCGCTGCCGCCCGCAACGGCTATGGCGTGATGCTGTCGGTCGGCCGCGGCGAGACCCTCGGCAAGCTGATCCGCATCGGCCACATGGGCCCGACCGCCGAACCGATCTACGCCGTCGTCGCCATCGCCGCCCTCGGCGGCGCCCTCAACCGCCTCGGCTTCCGCGCCGACGTGCCCGCAGGCGTGGCGGCTGCGATGGCCGTGATCGACGCGGCCGGATAG
- a CDS encoding GMC family oxidoreductase N-terminal domain-containing protein — translation MTQGRTAYDFVVVGAGTAGCVLAARLSEDRHARVALVEAGRAASDPAIADPLAWPALQGSAVDWGYATVPQAAGRRHAWPRGRVLGGSSAINAMAHVRGHPDDFDRWAAAGCRGWGYADLMPYFRRSEDSPLAPSPYHAAGGPIRLMRPEAPHPITEAYRAAGAERGLAPTADHNGSQMAGPTLNTLTIDRGRRQTVADAYLTEAVRARPNLALLTGLLVDRLALEPDGRCTGIAVVDQSGTRTIRADRAVVLAAGAIGSPAILLRSGIGPADELAALGIRPLVPLAGVGANLHDHLLSGGNVYRARRPVPPSRYQHSESLMYIAGEGADPAPQLVLACVIAPVTTEAFTAPEAGSAYTVMFGFTHPRSRGTLRLASADPLAQPLLDPAYLSDPADRARYAEALDWARAVGGAQALDDWRADELLPTPADLADEAARQTFLARAAYTHHHPVGTCRMGTGADAVVGPDLAVRGCEGLYVADAAVMPSITTGPVNAAILAIAERASDLIAGRDPLPPYDPRTVVQP, via the coding sequence ATGACGCAGGGCCGCACCGCGTATGATTTCGTCGTGGTCGGGGCCGGCACCGCCGGCTGTGTGCTGGCCGCGCGGCTGAGCGAGGATCGGCACGCCAGGGTGGCCCTGGTCGAGGCTGGGCGCGCGGCCAGCGACCCCGCCATCGCCGACCCGCTGGCTTGGCCGGCCCTGCAGGGCTCCGCCGTCGACTGGGGCTATGCGACCGTGCCGCAGGCGGCGGGGCGGCGGCACGCGTGGCCGCGCGGGCGCGTGCTCGGCGGGTCCTCGGCGATCAACGCGATGGCGCATGTGCGCGGCCACCCCGACGACTTCGACCGGTGGGCGGCGGCCGGTTGCCGCGGCTGGGGCTATGCCGACCTGATGCCCTACTTCCGGCGCAGCGAGGATTCGCCGCTGGCGCCGTCGCCCTACCATGCCGCCGGCGGACCGATCCGGCTGATGCGGCCGGAGGCGCCGCATCCGATCACCGAGGCCTATCGGGCGGCCGGTGCGGAACGTGGGCTGGCGCCGACAGCGGACCATAATGGTTCGCAGATGGCCGGGCCGACGCTGAACACGCTGACCATCGACCGCGGCCGCCGGCAAACGGTGGCCGACGCCTATCTGACCGAGGCCGTGCGCGCGCGGCCGAACCTGGCGCTGCTGACCGGCCTGCTGGTCGACCGGCTGGCGCTGGAGCCGGACGGCCGGTGCACAGGGATCGCCGTCGTCGACCAGTCCGGCACGCGCACGATCCGCGCCGACCGCGCGGTGGTGCTGGCCGCCGGCGCGATCGGCTCGCCGGCCATCCTGCTGCGTTCCGGCATCGGCCCGGCCGACGAACTGGCGGCGCTGGGCATCCGGCCGCTGGTGCCGCTGGCCGGCGTCGGCGCCAACCTGCACGATCATCTGCTGTCGGGCGGCAATGTCTATCGCGCGCGCCGGCCGGTGCCGCCGTCGCGCTACCAGCATTCCGAGTCGCTGATGTACATCGCGGGCGAGGGTGCCGACCCGGCGCCGCAGCTGGTGCTGGCCTGCGTGATTGCACCGGTGACGACCGAGGCCTTCACGGCGCCGGAAGCCGGCAGCGCCTACACCGTCATGTTCGGCTTCACCCATCCGCGCAGCCGCGGCACGCTGCGGCTGGCTTCGGCCGACCCGCTGGCGCAGCCGCTGCTCGATCCGGCCTATCTGTCCGATCCGGCCGACCGCGCCCGTTATGCCGAGGCGCTGGACTGGGCGCGGGCGGTGGGCGGCGCGCAGGCGCTGGACGACTGGCGGGCCGACGAGCTGCTGCCGACGCCGGCCGATCTGGCCGACGAGGCCGCGCGTCAGACATTCCTGGCCCGGGCCGCCTATACCCACCACCACCCGGTCGGCACGTGCCGCATGGGCACCGGCGCGGATGCGGTGGTTGGCCCGGACCTGGCGGTGCGCGGTTGCGAGGGCCTGTATGTGGCCGACGCGGCGGTGATGCCCTCGATCACCACCGGCCCGGTCAACGCGGCCATCCTGGCGATCGCCGAGCGCGCCAGCGACCTGATCGCGGGACGCGATCCGCTTCCGCCCTACGATCCGCGGACGGTGGTGCAGCCGTGA